A single genomic interval of Camelina sativa cultivar DH55 chromosome 11, Cs, whole genome shotgun sequence harbors:
- the LOC104728382 gene encoding uncharacterized protein LOC104728382 yields MEVELGRPPTIPEVFLRTHTKKDGTFVDKKAQAVHEAYKKRREAKLAAQDNDESSDGTSRRSELSHEEDDELFLQSTYINDRGTYFGVGSLGSYINGKRKYPGSSSTFTTLQQQLEDANRKIEEQAALQAERDAEASRVAAEALRVASEQQVFLSFMTVVGAFVSGDFYLIFAIA; encoded by the exons atg GAAGTAGAATTGGGAAGACCGCcaactattcctgaagtttttctcaggactcataccaaaaaagatggtacttttgtggataagaaagcgcaagcagttcatgaggcatataagaaaagaagggaagctAAGTTGGCTGCTCAGGATAATGATGAGTCTTCAGATGGTACTTCACGTCGATCAGAGCTATCtcacgaggaggatgatgagctctttcttcag TCTACTTACATAAATgatagaggaacatactttggagttggaagcctaggaAGTTACATCAACGGGAAGCGGAAGTACCCTGGAAGCTCTTCTACTTTCACAACCctgcaacaacagcttgaagaCGCTAATCGCAAGATAGAGGAACAAGCAGCTCTACAAGCAGAGCGTGACGCAGAGGCTTCACGGGTTGCAGCTGAGGCTTTGCGGGTTGCAtctgagcaacaa gttttcctttcttttatgaCCGTCGTTGGAGCCTTTGTCTCTGGGGATTTCTATTTGATTTTCGCCATAGCCTGA
- the LOC104724350 gene encoding HIPL2 protein-like, with product MGVRNPWRCSFDSERPSYFLCADVGEDKYEEVDMITKGGNYGWHYYEGTLPFNPSTSSKISNSTAKIANPIFPVMWYNHSEGSASVTGGYFYRSSTDPCLYGTYLFADLYAGVIYGGTETPVGSGNFTSSHIPLQCASDSPIPCSSETESSATSPPLLGFVFSFGQDNNKDVYLLASTGIYRIVRPSRCNLHCSLENTTSLPPSQQPDRSPPSPSSSKRLLNNICTLVINFLANWYFILVVM from the exons ATGGGAGTAAGAAATCCATGGCGATGCAGTTTTGATTCAGAGAGGccatcttattttctttgtgcaGATGTTGGCGAG GACAAATATGAAGAAGTTGATATGATCACTAAGGGAGGAAACTATGGTTGGCATTACTACGAGGGAACTTTGCCGTTTAATCCCTCGACTTCTTCTAAAATAAGCAACTCAACAGCAAAGATTGCAAATCCGATCTTCCCTGTAATGTGGTACAATCATTCAGAAGGATCAGCATCAGTAACTGGTGGATACTTTTATCGTTCCTCCACTGATCCATGCTTGTATGGAAC GTATCTCTTTGCAGACTTATACGCCGGAGTCATTTATGGAGGGACTGAAACTCCAGTTGGTAGTGGAAACTTCACGAGCTCTCATATTCCGCTACAATGCGCTTCGGATTCGCCAATCCCTTGCTCATCTGAAACAGAGTCCTCTGCTACTTCACCCCCACTACTTGGCTTTGTGTTCTCCTTTGGACAAGACAATAATAAAGACGTCTACTTACTTGCAAGCACTGGTATATACAGAATCGTTCGCCCGAGCCGCTGCAATTTACATTGCTCTCTTGAAAACACAACGTCTTTACCTCCTTCACAACAGCCTGATCGTTCTCCACCGTCTCCCTCATCGTCTAAAAGACTACTTAACAACATCTGTACTCTTGTTATAAATTTCCTAGCTAAttggtattttattttggttgtaaTGTAg
- the LOC104724351 gene encoding HIPL1 protein-like, with amino-acid sequence MDSLCSIALFLSSLLLFLAKSSLSHPLCNDLTAPFNPQQRVTFCQFNGSVCCNSLEDLELQRQFKAVNVSGSCSLFLKSLLCSKCDPFAAELYRVESESRQVPVLCNSTVSSTQSLANVDFCARFWNECHNFSVTNTPFASQAGDGGNNTSTISDTWKSRNDFCKIFGGASDESSVCFTGQAVSFNSSKATSPSPSGICLEKLGNGSYLNMVPHPDGSNRVFLSDQPGKIYLVTVPPEGSGEVLKIDETNLFLDLTGEVHFDAELGLLGIAFHPDFLKNGRFFASFNCDKVKWPECSGKCACNSDIDCDPEKLDSDNGANPCQYHSVISEFFTNGTYVRPVEVRRIFTMGLPLTTHHGGQILFGPKDGYLYFMMGDGGSKGDPHNFAQNKRSLLGKIMRLDVNNNVLDTKAISKFQLWGNYSIPKDNPFSQDKNLLPEIWAMGVRNPWRCSFDSERPSYFLCADVGEDKYEEVDMITKGGNYGWHYYEGTLPFNPSTSSKISNSTAKIANPIFPVMWYNHSEGSASVTGGYFYRSSTDPCLYGTYLFADLYAGVIYGGTETPVGSGNFTSSHIPLQCASDSPIPCSSETESSATSPPLLGFVFSFGQDNNKDVYLLASTGIYRIVRPSRCNLHCSLENTTSLPPSQQPDRSPPSPSSSKRLLNNICTLVINFLANWYFILVVM; translated from the exons ATGGATTCTCTCTGTTCAAtagctctgtttctttcttccctTCTGTTGTTTCTTGCCAAAAGCTCCTTGTCACATCCTTTATGTAATGATTTGA CTGCACCGTTTAATCCACAGCAACGGGTCACTTTTTGTCAATTTAATGGAAGTGTATGCTGTAACTCCCTTGAAGACTTGGAGTTGCAGAGACAGTTTAAAGCAGTCAATGTATCTGGGAGCTGTTCTCTATTCCTCAAATCATTACTTTGCTCG AAGTGTGATCCTTTCGCAGCAGAGCTTTACCGTGTTGAGTCAGAATCTAGACAAGTTCCTGTGCTTTGCAACTCCACAGTTTCTTCAACACAATCGCTGGCCAACGTTGATTTCTGCGCTAGATTTTGGAACGAGTGCCATAATTTCTCTGTAACCAACACTCCTTTTGCATCTCAAGCCGGAGATGGAGGCAACAACACTTCCACAATATCTGATACGTGGAAATCAAGAAACGACTTCTGCAAGATTTTTGGTGGAGCTTCAGATGAATCCTCTGTGTGCTTCACTGGCCAGGCTGTTTCATTTAACAGTTCAAAAGCTACTAGTCCATCTCCTTCAGGCATATGTCTCGAGAAGCTAGGAAACGGGTCTTATCTTAACATGGTACCTCATCCTGATGGTTCTAATCGCGTCTTTTTGTCTGATCAACCTGGGAAGATATACTTGGTGACAGTTCCACCTGAAGGATCTGGAGAAGTTTTGAAAATAGACGAAACTAACCTGTTTCTTGATCTTACTGGAGAAGTGCACTTTGATGCTGAGCTTGGTCTCTTGGGAATAGCTTTCCATCCTGACTTCTTGAAAAACGGTAGATTCTTCGCTTCTTTCAACTGCGATAAAGTTAAGTGGCCAGAGTGTTCTGGCAAATGCGCGTGCAACTCAGATATTGACTGTGACCCTGAAAAGCTAGATTCTGATAATGGAGCAAACCCATGTCAATACCATAGTGTCATATCAGAGTTCTTTACCAATG GGACTTATGTTAGACCGGTGGAGGTAAGAAGAATCTTTACAATGGGTCTTCCTTTAACAACACATCACGGTGGACAGATATTGTTCGGACCTAAAGATGGGTACTTGTATTTCATGATGGGAGATGGTGGAAGTAAAGGAGATCCACACAACTTTGCACAAAACAAGAGATCGTTGCTCGGGAAGATCATGAGACTTGATGTGAATAATAATGTTCTTG ATACAAAAGCCATAAGCAAGTTTCAGCTATGGGGAAACTATTCTATACCAAAGGACAATCCGTTTTCTCAAGATAAGAATCTGCTTCCTGAGATATGGGCCATGGGAGTAAGAAATCCATGGCGATGCAGTTTTGATTCAGAGAGGccatcttattttctttgtgcaGATGTTGGCGAG GACAAATATGAAGAAGTTGATATGATCACTAAGGGAGGAAACTATGGTTGGCATTACTACGAGGGAACTTTGCCGTTTAATCCCTCGACTTCTTCTAAAATAAGCAACTCAACAGCAAAGATTGCAAATCCGATCTTCCCTGTAATGTGGTACAATCATTCAGAAGGATCAGCATCAGTAACTGGTGGATACTTTTATCGTTCCTCCACTGATCCATGCTTGTATGGAAC GTATCTCTTTGCAGACTTATACGCCGGAGTCATTTATGGAGGGACTGAAACTCCAGTTGGTAGTGGAAACTTCACGAGCTCTCATATTCCGCTACAATGCGCTTCGGATTCGCCAATCCCTTGCTCATCTGAAACAGAGTCCTCTGCTACTTCACCCCCACTACTTGGCTTTGTGTTCTCCTTTGGACAAGACAATAATAAAGACGTCTACTTACTTGCAAGCACTGGTATATACAGAATCGTTCGCCCGAGCCGCTGCAATTTACATTGCTCTCTTGAAAACACAACGTCTTTACCTCCTTCACAACAGCCTGATCGTTCTCCACCGTCTCCCTCATCGTCTAAAAGACTACTTAACAACATCTGTACTCTTGTTATAAATTTCCTAGCTAAttggtattttattttggttgtaaTGTAg
- the LOC104724349 gene encoding uncharacterized protein LOC104724349, which yields MSQSLVRAISARKNQFTRGFYQRCVSSQQFHSRDQIIAPNCFNFSSLGFSSTARHGSHQNSYRIFGSLITDLNPAFLVRPTNGFASVSNLGSDESNVDDGDALCEKLVDMKPKVVYKKPIDFTKFDVNLLPTVMLMGRPNVGKSALYNRLIRRREALVYNTPDDHVTRDIREGVAKLGDLRFNVLDSAGIETEVSSGTILGRTTAMTANVLARTQFAVLIIDVRAGLHPLDLEVGKWLRKHAPQIKPIVVMNKSESIGSLDEVASEALALGFGEPIAISAETGLGMTTLYEVLRPLLEDYMVERLNDMCSQDDVLSDENLSDEIDESKLPLQLAIVGKPNVGKSTLLNALLEEERVLVGPEAGLTRDAVRVQFEFQGRTVYLVDTAGWLERTERDKGPASLSIMQSRKSLMRAHVIALVLDAEEIIKARCSMTHSEVVIARRAVEEGRGLVVIVNKMDRLRGKENSEMYKKIKEAVPIEIQTVIPQITGIPVVFISALEGRGRMEVMKEVTDTYKRWCSRLSTGRLNRWLRKVMSRHSWKDTASQPKIKFFTQVKARPPTFVAFVSGKTQLLESDIRFLTRSLKEDFDLGGTPIRIIQRVIPRGPSGTGGGGSGNRSSGRVVQRTTSDKRTISA from the exons ATGTCTCAATCACTGGTTCGAGCAATCTCAGCTCGGAAGAATCAATTCACTCGTGGGTTTTACCAGAGATGTGTCTCTTCTCAGCAATTTCATTCCCGAGATCAGATCATTGCTCCCAATTGCTTCAATTTTTCATCTTTAG GGTTCAGTTCAACTGCTAGACATGGAAGTCATCAGAATAGTTATAGGATTTTTGGTAGTTTGATCACAGACTTGAATCCTGCTTTCTTAGTTCGACCCACTAATGGGTTTGCCTCGGTTTCAAATCTTGGTTCTGATGAATCAAATGTTGATGATGGTGATGCTCTCTGTGAGAAACTTGTTGATATGAAGCCGAAGGTTGTTTACAAGAAACCAATTGATTTCACCAAATTTGATGTGAATCTCCTACCTACTGTGATGCTTATGGGACGGCCAAATGTTGGGAAGTCTGCCTTGTATAACCG ATTGATTCGGAGGAGGGAAGCTCTTGTTTACAACACTCCAGATGATCATGTTACAAGAGATATAAGAGAAGGGGTTGCAAAGTTAGGTGATTTGAGGTTTAATGTTTTGGATTCTGCTGGTATAGAGACTGAGGTTTCTTCGGGTACTATTCTTGGTAGAACCACAGCAATGACGGCTAATGTGCTCGCAAGGACTCAGTTTGCGGTTCTTATCATCGACGTTAG GGCTGGGTTGCATCCATTAGATTTAGAGGTTGGGAAATGGTTAAGAAAGCATGCTCCACAGATTAAGCCCATAGTAGTTATGAATAAATCTGAATCAATTGGCTCTCTTGATGAAGTTGCTTCAGAGGCCCTTGCATTAGGTTTTGGCGAGCCTATTGCTATTTCAGCTGAGACTGGACTTGGTATGACTACACTTTATGAAGTTCTCCGTCCTCTACTAGAGGATTACATGGTTGAAAGGCTAAACG ATATGTGCAGTCAAGACGATGTTCTGAGCGATGAAAATCTCTCTGATGAAATCGATGAGTCCAAGTTGCCATTGCAGTTAGCTATTGTGGGTAAGCCTAATGTTGGGAAGTCCACACTTCTTAATGCATTACTGGAAGAAGAGCGTGTGTTGGTGGGTCCAGAAGCTGGTCTCACTAGAGATGCTGTGAGAGTTCAGTTTGAGTTTCAGGGTAGGACAGTCTATCTG GTTGACACTGCTGGTTGGTTGGAGAGAACAGAGCGAGACAAAGGACCAGCATCTTTGAGCATCATGCAATCGAGAAAAAGTCTTATGCGGGCACATGTTATCGCTTTAGTTCTTGATGCCGAAGAG ATCATAAAAGCTAGATGTAGTATGACACATTCAGAAGTAGTTATAGCTAGACGTGCTGTAGAAGAAGGACGTGGTCTAGTCGTCATCGTTAACAAAATGGATCGTCTAAGAGGGAAAGAGAACTCTGAGATGtacaagaagatcaaagaagctGTTCCCATTGAAATACAGACAGTTATTCCTCAG ATAACTGGAATACCAGTCGTGTTTATCTCTGCATTAGAGGGAAGAGGACGTATGGAAGTGATGAAAGAAGTCACTGACACGTACAAGAGATGGTGTTCAAGACTTTCCACAGGCCGCCTCAATCGCTGGTTGCGTAAG GTTATGAGCCGACATTCTTGGAAAGACACAGCTTCGCAGCCAAAGATCAAGTTTTTTACTCAAGTGAAAGCTCGACCACCGACTTTTGTAGCGTTTGTGAGCGGTAAAACGCAGTTATTGGAAAGCGACATAAGGTTCCTGACTAGATCATTGAAGGAAGACTTTGATTTAGGAGGGACTCCGATCCGAATCATACAGCGTGTTATTCCTCGTGGACCATCTGGTACAGGTGGTGGTGGAAGCGGAAACCGCTCGAGTGGACGAGTAGTGCAAAGAACCACCTCAGACAAACGGACTATCTCAGCCTAG
- the LOC109127357 gene encoding uncharacterized protein LOC109127357 has product MVKNHTWDEADLPKVKKAVKSRWIFTIKYKSNGEIERYKARLVARGFTQTYGEDYLETFALVAKLHTMDVKNAFLQGELEDDVYMRPPPGLEDTIGPGKMFKLKKAIYGLKQSPRAWYHKLSSTLIDKGFRRSEADHTLFTYPSQRGIIVILIYVDDIIISGNDKVGIQDTKQYLKSVFDIKDLGELKYFLGIEVCRSKEGLFLSDVGKLGSRPVETPLEENYKSNRKGEHDEALFEDVKQYRRLVGKLIYLTITRPDICFAVNQVSQHMQKPTVYHWEMVSRILKYLKGAHGQGIWMGCNRNTELVGYCDADYAGDREDRRSTMGYCTFEGGNLVTWKSKKQKVVSLSSAESEYRAMRKLTTELMWLKALLKDLGVNTSKPITMHCDNEAAIHIATNSVFHERTKHIEVDCHKVREQVQLGVI; this is encoded by the exons ATGGTGAAGAATCACACATGGGACGAAGCTGATTTACCAAAAGTGAAGAAAGCTGTGAAATCTCGATGGATATTCACTATAAAGTATAAGAGTAATGGGGAGATAGAACGATATAAAGCCAGACTTGTAGCTAGAGGATTCACTCAAACCTATGGAGAAGACTACCTTGAGACATTCGCACTAGTAGCCAAACTTCACACG atggatgtgaagaatGCGTTCCTACAAGGAGAACTCGAGGATGATGTGTACATGAGACCACCACCGGGTCTTGAAGACACTATCGGACCTGGAAAGATGTTCAAACTCAAGAAAGCCATCTACGGTTTAAAACAATCACCAAGGGCTTGGTATCACAAACTAAGCTCAACACTTATTGATAAAGGCTTTAGAAGATCAGAGGCTGATCACACATTGTTCACATATCCAAGCCAAAGAGGTATTATAGTCATTCtcatatatgttgatgatattataaTCTCGGGGAATGACAAGGTAGGCATTCAAGATACCAAACAGTACCTTAAATCtgtatttgatattaaagatcttggagaactAAAGTACTTTCTTGGGATAGAAGTGTGTCGTTCTAAAGAAGGACTCTTTTTATCAGATGTAGGCAAGCTTGGATCAAGACCGGTTGAAACACCACTCGAAGAAAACTACAAGTCAAACCGTAAGGGGGAGCATGATGAAGCTCTATTCGAAGATGTAAAACAGTATCGACGATTGGTAGGTAAGCTCATTTATCTCACCATAACTCGACCTGATATATgctttgctgtgaaccaggtaaGCCAGCATATGCAAAAGCCAACAGTATATCATTGGGAGATGGTGAGCCGCATACTCAAGTATCTCAAAGGAGCTCAtggacaaggcatttggatgggatgTAATAGAAATACGGAGCTTGTAGGATACTGTGATGCAGATTATGCTGGAGATCGTGAAGATAGACGTTCAACAATGGGTTATTGTACATTTGAGGGAGGAAACCTTGTTACTTGGAAgagtaaaaagcaaaaagtGGTCTCTCTCTCAAGTGCTGAATCAGAATACAGGGCAATGAGGAAGCTCACTACCGAACTAATGTGGCTCAAAGCCCTCTTGAAGGACCTAGGCGTCAACACCTCAAAACCGATCACAATGCACTGTGATAATGAAGCTGCCATTCACATTGCAACCAACTCAGTATTTCATGAAAGGACCAAACATATAGAGGTGGACTGTCATAAAGTCAGGGAGCAAGTTCAACTTGGAGTGATCTGA